In one window of Mus pahari chromosome 3, PAHARI_EIJ_v1.1, whole genome shotgun sequence DNA:
- the LOC110317951 gene encoding olfactory receptor 4P4-like — translation MESTNNITEFILLGLSQNKKIKALCFLLFLFCYIAILGGNMIILISITYTQLIEQPMYFFLNYLALSDLCYTSTVTPKFLTDLLVERNVISYTSCMAQLFTMHFFGGIEILILTVMAYDRYVAICKPLHYTIIMSRGRCHAMVTACCVGAFIHSFFQSLLAISLPFCGHNEMDHYFCDIYPLLTLSCTNVHRIGLLVVANSGMMGLVTFVVLMWSYSFILYTIRAYPAESRSKALSTCSSHVTVVILFFVPVLFIYIRPATTYPEDKVFALFYTILAPMFNPLIYTLRNTEMKNALRKVWCHKLFLFESESYNIHS, via the coding sequence ATGGAAAGTACCAATAACATCACTGAATTTATACTGCTAGGACTTTCCCAGAACAAGAAAATTAAAGCTTtatgttttctgttgttcttgttttgttacATAGCTATTTTGGGAGGAAACATGATCATTTTGATTTCTATCACATATACCCAGCTAATTGAGCAaccaatgtatttctttcttaattaccTTGCTTTGTCAGACCTTTGCtatacctccacagtgacacccAAGTTTCTCACTGATCTTCTCGTAGAAAGAAACGTAATTTCTTATACCAGCTGCATGGCTCAGCTTTTTACCATGCACTTCTTTGGGGGGATTGAGATCCTCATACTCACagtgatggcctatgaccgctatgtggccatctgcaagcCCCTACATTACACCATCATCATGAGCAGAGGGAGGTGCCATGCCATGGTCACTGCTTGCTGTGTCGGTGCTTTTATACATTCCTTCTTCCAGAGCCTCCTTGCTATCAGCCTCCCCTTTTGTGGTCACAATGAGATGGATCACTATTTCTGTGATATTTATCCTTTGCTGACTCTTTCCTGCACCAATGTACATAGAATCGGGCTTCTGGTGGTTGCCAATTCAGGCATGATGGGACTGGTCACCTTTGTAGTCTTGATGTGGTCTTACTCTTTCATATTATACACCATCAGGGCTTATCCTGCAGAGAGCCGCAGCAAAGCTCTTTCCACATGCAGTTCTCATGTCACTGttgtcattttattctttgtaccTGTACTTTTTATTTACATCAGACCAGCCACCACTTACCCAGAAGATAAAGTGTTTGCTCTTTTCTACACCATCTTAGCTCCCATGTTCAACCCTCTAATCTATACACTGAGAAACACAGAGATGAAGAATGCCTTGAGAAAAGTTTGGTGCCAcaaactatttttatttgaaagtgaATCATATAATATTCACAGCTAA